A genome region from Candidatus Manganitrophus noduliformans includes the following:
- the moaA gene encoding GTP 3',8-cyclase MoaA, with amino-acid sequence MNPLVDSYKRTVSYMRVSITDRCNLRCVYCMPEEGLEWTPTDEILTYDELTRIITVAAKRGLRKVRITGGEPLVRKGVVGFVEQLSRVPGLKELALTTNGVFLKELSADLYKAGLRRINISLDSLNPKTFAQVVRRDIFPKVWEGIEEAERVGFEPIKINCVLQQGVNDHEVMDFVRLTLRKPYHIRFIEYMPCANWDTWVKTYKPFSAVVDEVETQFGKLVPVGGSNENDNGPAENFRIPGAPGVVGFIHAVSHDFCDTCNRVRLTADGKIRPCLFSEIAVDFRDALRNGCSDEEIEGLLDQVLYVKPEYHELDMLPEEKKLTTMVNLGG; translated from the coding sequence ATGAATCCCCTTGTTGACAGCTATAAGAGGACGGTTTCTTACATGCGAGTTTCCATCACCGATCGCTGCAACCTTAGGTGTGTTTACTGTATGCCGGAGGAGGGGCTGGAATGGACTCCGACAGACGAAATACTGACTTATGATGAACTCACACGAATTATCACCGTCGCTGCAAAAAGGGGACTTCGGAAGGTGCGTATCACCGGAGGTGAGCCGCTTGTGAGAAAGGGCGTCGTTGGATTTGTAGAACAGTTAAGTCGTGTTCCGGGGTTAAAAGAATTGGCGTTAACCACGAATGGAGTCTTCCTTAAGGAACTTTCAGCCGACTTATATAAAGCAGGATTAAGAAGAATTAACATCAGTCTTGATTCGCTTAACCCAAAAACCTTTGCTCAGGTCGTTCGCAGAGACATCTTCCCGAAAGTCTGGGAAGGGATCGAAGAGGCGGAGCGCGTCGGGTTCGAGCCGATTAAAATCAACTGTGTTCTTCAGCAGGGGGTGAATGACCACGAAGTCATGGATTTTGTTCGACTCACGTTGCGAAAACCTTACCACATTCGTTTCATCGAATATATGCCTTGCGCAAATTGGGACACTTGGGTAAAAACGTACAAGCCGTTTTCTGCAGTGGTTGATGAAGTTGAAACACAATTCGGAAAATTGGTTCCTGTTGGCGGTTCCAATGAAAATGACAATGGGCCAGCTGAGAATTTTAGGATTCCCGGCGCTCCGGGCGTGGTCGGCTTTATCCATGCCGTGAGCCATGACTTCTGCGATACCTGCAATCGCGTTCGATTGACAGCAGATGGGAAAATTCGGCCCTGTCTCTTTTCTGAAATTGCCGTCGATTTTCGTGATGCTCTTCGAAACGGTTGCAGCGATGAAGAAATAGAAGGACTCCTCGACCAGGTCCTCTATGTAAAGCCAGAGTATCATGAGCTGGACATGCTTCCGGAAGAGAAAAAACTGACCACGATGGTCAACTTAGGCGGCTGA
- a CDS encoding efflux RND transporter permease subunit, which produces MMKRYVEKIVGHPYLVIFSVLLITLFFFTQFRNLQMMFDPKSILPQNHPYVQLNNKIEEAFGGSRVVVIGIHNKKGDIFNTATLSKVKGITDDVKKIAGIKEENVVSVADRKIKYVVGTEDQIEITQLMNGEVPTTPEGLSELKKRVYSNDLFLNSLVSKDGTAAAVIVDFGPIVPGEWEGEGGAAGAASGGENWQQWQKGEGTVSTGEPKRSQAAPQQTAEKEEGWKKWQGSESNSACGAWQKSEPGKWLADSLIHCQLQDITAKYSDADHQIYLGGMPIVLSYFEADSFRMLAVLFPIAILIIGILHYIAFRTWQGLFIPLVTSLLAVAWAMGMMGLTRTPLDPWNAMTPILILAIAAGHSVQILKRYYEEYERLGDSKQAVIESTTQVGLAMVTAGVIASASFASLITFKLKTFQSFGLFTAFGILSALVLELTFIPAIRSVLRPSHKKRVARGPDLLDRFLSSLASQVTGSGRTIILTGAALFFVISVIGTLRVQVSNSNRSQFFESTLLRQDERALNEKFAGTSTFYILLEAQKENALKNPNVAQAVDRLQRRLESLPEVGKTESYVDYLKQMNQTLNGGDPAFNKVPDAQDQIAQFLFLYSVSGNPADFSRLMRPQQEEAVIWVFLKSDDTRLAEELIQIVEQAGDADFTPHQVSLGVAGSSPVVVALNEEMIRGKALNIIQIAAITFLMTALVRRSLLGGFFVIIPLALSVLINFGIMGLSGITLGIGTAAITAMAVGIGADYEIYLIFRLREEFKKSKNIEEAIRTTLQTSGKAIIFVAIAVSAGYGLLAFTGFYLHMEGILVPLAMLTSSLGALTILPALVIIFKPKFVFDGQEVPLALKPTVK; this is translated from the coding sequence ATGATGAAACGCTATGTTGAGAAAATCGTCGGCCATCCTTACCTGGTCATTTTCTCCGTTCTTCTCATTACCCTTTTCTTCTTCACTCAATTTCGAAACCTTCAGATGATGTTCGATCCAAAATCGATCCTTCCTCAGAATCACCCTTACGTTCAGCTGAATAATAAGATTGAAGAGGCGTTCGGCGGCAGCCGGGTGGTGGTGATCGGTATCCATAACAAGAAGGGGGATATCTTTAATACGGCGACCCTCTCGAAGGTGAAGGGAATCACGGACGATGTAAAGAAGATCGCCGGGATTAAGGAAGAGAATGTCGTCAGCGTTGCAGACCGAAAAATCAAATATGTGGTCGGAACCGAAGATCAGATTGAGATCACTCAACTCATGAATGGAGAGGTCCCGACGACACCGGAGGGTCTTTCCGAGCTAAAGAAAAGGGTTTACTCAAACGATCTTTTCCTCAACAGCCTGGTCTCGAAAGATGGGACGGCCGCTGCGGTGATCGTCGACTTTGGCCCCATCGTCCCTGGAGAGTGGGAAGGGGAGGGAGGCGCCGCAGGGGCAGCGTCCGGAGGAGAAAACTGGCAGCAATGGCAAAAAGGGGAAGGGACCGTCTCGACAGGAGAGCCGAAGCGATCGCAAGCCGCTCCCCAGCAAACAGCAGAGAAAGAAGAAGGGTGGAAGAAGTGGCAGGGGAGTGAATCAAATTCAGCCTGCGGCGCATGGCAGAAGAGTGAGCCGGGAAAGTGGCTGGCCGACTCATTAATCCATTGCCAACTTCAGGACATTACCGCAAAATACAGCGATGCCGACCACCAGATCTATCTCGGCGGGATGCCGATTGTTCTCTCCTATTTCGAGGCCGATTCTTTCAGGATGCTCGCGGTTCTCTTTCCGATCGCCATTTTGATCATCGGCATTCTTCACTATATCGCCTTTCGAACCTGGCAGGGTTTGTTTATTCCACTCGTCACTTCTTTGCTGGCGGTTGCCTGGGCAATGGGGATGATGGGCCTGACCCGCACCCCCCTCGACCCGTGGAATGCGATGACCCCGATCCTTATTTTAGCGATTGCGGCGGGCCATTCGGTCCAAATCTTAAAGCGTTACTATGAGGAATATGAACGGCTCGGCGATTCGAAACAGGCGGTGATCGAATCGACGACGCAGGTTGGATTGGCGATGGTGACCGCCGGCGTGATCGCCTCGGCCAGCTTTGCATCGTTGATTACGTTCAAGCTAAAGACATTCCAATCGTTTGGGTTGTTCACTGCTTTCGGCATTTTGAGCGCCCTCGTTTTAGAATTGACTTTTATCCCGGCCATTCGTTCCGTGCTCCGTCCGTCCCATAAAAAGCGGGTCGCCAGAGGACCCGATCTACTCGATCGGTTTTTGAGCAGTCTTGCTTCGCAAGTGACCGGAAGCGGACGGACGATCATCCTGACCGGCGCGGCCCTCTTTTTTGTCATTTCGGTGATCGGAACGCTCCGGGTTCAGGTGAGCAACAGCAACCGTTCTCAATTTTTCGAATCGACCCTCCTTCGACAAGATGAGCGAGCCCTTAACGAAAAATTCGCGGGAACCTCGACCTTCTATATTCTTCTAGAAGCGCAAAAAGAAAATGCCCTCAAGAACCCAAACGTGGCCCAGGCCGTGGACCGACTCCAGCGCCGTCTGGAAAGCTTGCCGGAGGTGGGGAAAACCGAATCGTATGTCGACTACCTGAAACAGATGAACCAAACGTTAAACGGCGGCGATCCGGCCTTTAATAAAGTCCCGGATGCACAAGATCAGATCGCTCAATTCCTATTTCTTTATTCCGTCTCGGGAAATCCGGCCGATTTTTCCCGATTGATGCGCCCGCAACAGGAAGAAGCGGTGATCTGGGTTTTTCTGAAAAGCGACGATACCCGTTTGGCGGAAGAGTTGATTCAGATCGTCGAACAGGCGGGTGACGCTGATTTTACCCCTCATCAAGTCTCTTTAGGGGTGGCAGGAAGCTCTCCCGTTGTGGTCGCCCTCAACGAAGAGATGATCCGAGGAAAGGCCTTGAATATCATCCAAATAGCCGCGATTACTTTTTTAATGACCGCGCTGGTACGACGATCGCTCTTAGGCGGCTTCTTTGTTATTATTCCGCTCGCCCTCTCGGTATTAATTAATTTTGGTATAATGGGACTCAGTGGGATCACACTCGGGATTGGGACCGCGGCGATTACCGCCATGGCGGTCGGTATCGGCGCGGATTATGAAATTTATCTCATTTTTCGCCTCAGGGAGGAGTTTAAGAAAAGCAAAAACATCGAAGAGGCGATCCGGACCACTTTGCAAACATCCGGGAAGGCGATTATTTTTGTTGCCATCGCGGTATCAGCCGGATATGGGCTTCTTGCTTTTACCGGGTTTTACCTTCATATGGAAGGAATTTTGGTGCCTCTGGCAATGTTGACCAGCAGCCTTGGCGCACTGACCATCCTTCCTGCTTTGGTCATCATTTTTAAGCCGAAATTTGTTTTCGACGGTCAGGAGGTGCCGCTCGCGCTAAAACCGACCGTCAAGTAA
- a CDS encoding outer membrane lipoprotein-sorting protein — MIRKTIYIVLSLYIILGGLRVASAEEAPASSNALDGTEIIKKSRELIYQIGDQKNKVILHLIEKDGTKKKIEASRYWKNYRAKEGLDSKMLLVTDFPPDSRGISFLIWDYSQENKTDDLWLYLPALRMVRRISAQDQNDAFLGSDLTFGDMGQRRLDEDEHKLLREEGYLGTQTYVVESVPKEKTSIYSKKISWISKDNWTVLKIDYYDRNSKLLKRQTIEWQSLDNFSVWKKTEVTNVQNGHRTIFEVSDLKVNGGLEDEDFTERTLKTGIRK, encoded by the coding sequence ATGATTCGAAAAACAATCTATATTGTATTGTCCCTTTACATCATCCTGGGGGGCCTTCGCGTCGCCTCTGCGGAAGAGGCGCCCGCTTCTTCCAATGCCTTGGACGGAACCGAGATCATCAAGAAATCGAGAGAATTGATTTACCAAATCGGAGACCAAAAGAACAAGGTGATCCTTCACCTGATCGAGAAAGACGGAACCAAGAAAAAGATTGAGGCCAGCCGCTATTGGAAGAACTATCGGGCAAAGGAAGGTTTGGACAGCAAGATGCTCCTGGTGACCGATTTTCCTCCCGACTCGCGCGGAATCTCTTTCCTCATCTGGGATTACTCCCAGGAGAACAAGACCGACGATCTCTGGCTTTATCTGCCGGCCCTACGGATGGTCCGGCGGATCTCCGCGCAAGATCAGAATGACGCCTTCCTCGGGTCCGACTTGACCTTCGGGGACATGGGACAGCGCCGGCTCGACGAAGACGAGCATAAGCTATTGCGGGAAGAGGGTTATCTCGGCACCCAGACCTACGTCGTCGAGAGCGTTCCGAAGGAGAAAACGAGCATTTACAGCAAAAAGATCTCCTGGATCTCTAAGGACAACTGGACGGTCTTGAAAATAGACTACTACGATCGCAATTCAAAACTCCTCAAAAGACAAACGATCGAATGGCAGTCGCTCGACAACTTTAGTGTTTGGAAAAAAACGGAAGTGACCAACGTTCAGAACGGCCATCGAACCATCTTTGAGGTCAGTGATCTCAAGGTCAATGGGGGACTTGAGGATGAAGATTTTACCGAACGTACACTAAAGACCGGCATACGGAAATAA
- a CDS encoding methyltransferase: MKKKITRKKTEKSKATPSRKKSKETFDPMKVMSISSAYWQSKILHTAQRLNIFTRLKDRSASASELAAEIPADPRGLDILLIAATSMGLLDRKKEKYRNTPFAKTFLVSGSPRYQGGIVSMFDSWYGAWGDLDQAVRTGKPVVDKPHDQGPEALRSYIYGMHYRAIAQGELLARKIDFSGRRQLIDIAGGPGTFCMKFCERNPKLSATVFDLPQTLEVTREIVGSFGMLDRVTLKPGNYLEDSFGKGYDALLLSSMFNQESPQVIKEIFRKAYEALDPKGMILIQDQMLNRDKTGPMLSALIGVNQLVHTPGGAAYSEKELADWMKGVGFRKIKPVPLPSPSPFTVLVGEKPSRQE, from the coding sequence GTGAAGAAAAAAATAACCCGAAAAAAAACGGAGAAGAGTAAGGCAACGCCTTCTCGCAAAAAGAGTAAAGAAACCTTCGACCCGATGAAGGTGATGAGCATCAGCTCGGCCTACTGGCAGTCGAAGATCCTCCACACCGCCCAGCGATTGAACATCTTCACCCGGCTGAAGGATCGGTCGGCGTCGGCGTCGGAATTGGCGGCCGAGATACCGGCCGATCCACGCGGATTGGACATCCTCCTCATCGCGGCGACGTCGATGGGCCTGCTCGACCGGAAAAAGGAGAAGTACCGAAACACCCCTTTCGCGAAAACCTTCCTGGTCAGCGGAAGCCCCCGATACCAGGGGGGGATCGTTTCGATGTTCGACAGCTGGTACGGCGCCTGGGGCGATCTTGATCAGGCCGTCCGGACCGGCAAGCCGGTGGTCGACAAACCGCACGACCAGGGCCCGGAAGCGCTCCGGAGCTATATCTATGGAATGCACTACCGCGCCATCGCCCAAGGGGAGCTGCTGGCGCGCAAGATCGATTTTTCGGGAAGACGCCAGTTGATCGACATCGCCGGAGGGCCCGGCACCTTCTGCATGAAGTTCTGCGAGCGAAATCCGAAACTTTCCGCGACGGTCTTCGATCTTCCGCAGACGTTGGAAGTCACGCGCGAAATCGTCGGCTCATTCGGGATGCTCGACCGGGTTACCCTCAAACCGGGCAACTATCTTGAGGATTCTTTTGGAAAAGGATACGACGCCCTGCTCCTCTCCTCGATGTTCAATCAGGAGTCCCCTCAAGTGATCAAAGAGATCTTCCGAAAAGCCTATGAAGCGCTCGATCCAAAGGGGATGATCCTCATCCAAGATCAGATGCTTAATCGGGATAAGACAGGTCCGATGCTGTCGGCGCTGATCGGGGTCAACCAGCTGGTCCATACGCCGGGAGGCGCGGCCTACTCGGAGAAAGAACTCGCCGATTGGATGAAGGGGGTCGGATTCAGGAAGATCAAACCGGTTCCCCTTCCTTCCCCGAGTCCCTTCACCGTTTTAGTCGGAGAGAAACCATCACGCCAGGAGTAA
- a CDS encoding histidine phosphatase family protein — MRTKEQATSFLFLRHGATDFPENRYYCDSVEDPALNPVGLKQAAGWPDRLQGKSIAALYVSPSRRTQETARPTADRLGLKIETTEGLRERTFGSWDGLTSEVLQQRFPEEWSAWKKDPLHFTPAGGESLVGFAKRVDETIQTLLARHAGQTILLVTHVGPIRMIVAAALGMALENQKRLVVGSCSLTQIDYTASWPNLVFFSLRPE; from the coding sequence ATGAGGACAAAAGAACAAGCGACATCGTTTTTATTCCTCCGCCATGGAGCCACCGATTTTCCGGAGAATCGATATTATTGTGATTCGGTGGAAGATCCGGCGCTCAATCCGGTCGGCCTGAAACAGGCCGCCGGCTGGCCCGATCGGCTTCAAGGAAAATCGATTGCCGCGCTTTATGTCAGCCCCTCGCGCAGGACGCAAGAGACGGCCCGGCCGACCGCCGATCGGCTCGGGTTGAAGATTGAAACCACGGAGGGACTCCGAGAGCGGACCTTCGGATCGTGGGACGGGCTGACGAGCGAAGTCCTTCAACAACGCTTCCCGGAGGAGTGGTCGGCCTGGAAGAAAGACCCGCTCCATTTCACGCCGGCGGGAGGGGAGTCGCTCGTCGGTTTTGCCAAGCGGGTCGATGAAACGATTCAGACCCTATTAGCGCGCCATGCGGGCCAGACGATCCTCCTGGTGACGCACGTCGGACCGATCCGGATGATCGTCGCCGCCGCGCTCGGGATGGCCCTTGAAAATCAAAAACGGCTCGTGGTCGGTTCCTGCTCGTTAACACAGATTGATTATACGGCCAGTTGGCCCAACTTGGTCTTTTTTTCGCTCCGACCGGAGTGA
- a CDS encoding ABC transporter permease, with amino-acid sequence MEQKIVVAPTSTPVPASGMPVKWLVADTAALLKKYLLMTWRMPIWTFFGLVQPLLWLIIFGQLFKNLSRLPGFPEADYIQFLAPGVIVMTVLFGSSWSGVNLLRDLTFGIMEKLLVAPISRTAIVLSRLLHAGLTVVIQVFLLVGVAALLGAGFPRGAGLFWIWVAVLLLAIGFSAVSNALAMILKKEEPLVVMGNMLTLPLLFFSPALVPTDFMPVWMQMVSRINPATYGVEAVRASYRGVFDASFFISMAVLGLFTFVSVISAVSIFSQDRS; translated from the coding sequence ATGGAACAAAAAATAGTTGTCGCCCCAACATCGACCCCGGTTCCGGCGTCAGGAATGCCGGTGAAATGGCTGGTGGCCGATACTGCAGCCCTCCTCAAAAAATATCTTCTGATGACATGGCGGATGCCGATCTGGACCTTCTTCGGACTGGTCCAGCCGCTTCTCTGGTTGATCATCTTCGGTCAATTGTTCAAGAACCTCTCGCGCCTTCCCGGCTTCCCAGAAGCCGATTACATCCAGTTCCTCGCACCGGGGGTGATCGTCATGACCGTGTTGTTCGGCTCTTCCTGGTCGGGGGTGAACCTGCTTCGAGACCTGACTTTTGGAATCATGGAAAAACTTCTGGTCGCCCCGATTTCCCGGACCGCCATTGTTTTGAGCCGTCTGTTGCATGCGGGGCTGACGGTCGTCATCCAGGTTTTTCTCTTGGTCGGCGTGGCCGCCCTGCTTGGGGCCGGCTTTCCCCGCGGAGCGGGTCTCTTCTGGATCTGGGTTGCCGTGCTTCTCCTTGCGATCGGCTTTTCCGCCGTCTCGAATGCGCTCGCGATGATCCTGAAAAAAGAAGAGCCGTTGGTCGTGATGGGAAACATGTTGACGCTCCCCCTCCTTTTCTTCTCCCCCGCGCTGGTGCCGACCGATTTCATGCCGGTCTGGATGCAGATGGTCAGCCGGATCAATCCGGCCACTTATGGAGTGGAAGCGGTCCGCGCCTCGTATCGGGGCGTTTTTGACGCCTCCTTTTTCATCAGCATGGCGGTGCTCGGCCTGTTTACATTCGTTTCAGTTATCTCAGCCGTTTCCATCTTTAGTCAGGATCGCTCTTAG
- a CDS encoding ATP-binding cassette domain-containing protein → MIQIEHLIKEYASGRKAVDDISFQVHSGEVFGFLGPNGAGKTTTIKILTTLLRPTSGTVRVAGHDVVENPLAVRMSFGYVGQQSGVDPAMTVRENLLLQGKLYHLPASPLQERMIFLLDLLDMKGTIDLWVGALSGGMKRKLDIATALIHEPKLLFLDEPTLGLDPQSRSDLWNYLRRLNREQGVTLFLTTHYLDEVDQLAHRVGILNHGRVQTIGTPDQLKDSLGADCVHLTFKQPLSESVVASFRQKEWIKEVIRQENQLRLYLENGKGLLPRLLQCVDELGLTAETVVLTRPTFDDVFLKYTGKNFADEDKKENDSAGWGSWGKKWDNNSGENEWAKKWQKEGESGESGKEWGSEWKKKKTGSEKEWGNQWKQPEPKDPAADTPAKPEEPSEKKWPQGEWPQGEWKKDQGWNKK, encoded by the coding sequence ATGATCCAGATCGAGCACCTGATAAAAGAATACGCCTCCGGACGAAAAGCAGTCGACGATATCAGCTTTCAAGTTCACTCAGGCGAAGTCTTCGGCTTCCTCGGCCCCAATGGGGCCGGAAAAACGACCACCATCAAAATCTTGACGACCCTTCTCCGACCCACCTCCGGAACGGTCCGGGTGGCCGGCCATGATGTCGTCGAAAATCCGCTGGCGGTTCGGATGTCCTTCGGGTATGTCGGTCAGCAAAGCGGCGTCGATCCGGCGATGACCGTCCGCGAAAATCTTCTTCTTCAAGGAAAACTCTACCACCTCCCCGCATCTCCTCTCCAGGAAAGGATGATCTTTTTGCTCGATCTGCTTGATATGAAAGGGACGATCGATCTCTGGGTGGGGGCCTTGTCGGGCGGGATGAAGCGGAAGTTGGATATCGCCACCGCGCTGATTCACGAGCCCAAACTCCTCTTCCTCGATGAGCCGACGTTGGGACTCGATCCACAAAGCCGATCCGACCTTTGGAATTATCTCCGCCGGCTGAACCGGGAACAGGGGGTCACCCTCTTTTTAACAACGCATTACCTTGACGAAGTCGATCAGCTGGCCCACCGGGTTGGGATTTTAAATCACGGAAGGGTCCAAACGATCGGAACCCCCGATCAGCTCAAAGACAGTCTCGGCGCGGACTGCGTTCACCTCACTTTCAAACAGCCCCTTTCCGAATCGGTCGTTGCCTCCTTTCGCCAAAAGGAATGGATCAAAGAAGTTATCCGCCAGGAAAACCAGCTTCGCCTCTACCTGGAGAACGGGAAAGGACTTCTTCCCCGTCTGCTCCAGTGTGTGGACGAACTCGGCTTGACGGCTGAAACCGTCGTTTTAACCCGTCCCACTTTCGATGATGTCTTTTTAAAATACACCGGCAAAAATTTCGCGGACGAAGACAAGAAAGAAAACGACTCCGCCGGATGGGGCTCCTGGGGGAAAAAATGGGACAACAATTCCGGCGAAAACGAGTGGGCGAAGAAATGGCAGAAGGAAGGGGAATCGGGGGAGTCGGGCAAAGAGTGGGGAAGCGAGTGGAAGAAGAAAAAAACCGGCTCGGAAAAAGAGTGGGGCAACCAATGGAAGCAGCCGGAACCGAAGGATCCCGCAGCCGATACCCCGGCGAAACCTGAAGAACCCTCCGAGAAAAAGTGGCCGCAAGGGGAGTGGCCCCAGGGCGAGTGGAAGAAGGATCAAGGATGGAACAAAAAATAG
- the moaC gene encoding cyclic pyranopterin monophosphate synthase MoaC: MAETELTHFNQEGRARMVDVSGKADTHRTAVATGMVYMKPETLARIQAGQIAKGDVLAVAQVAGVMGAKRTPDLIPMCHPLLLTNVDIHFKIHPAENGGPAAVQINATVKTSGQTGVEMEAVTAVSVTALTIYDMCKAIDKGISFGQIGLLSKSGGKSGTYTRPEPFPK, from the coding sequence ATGGCGGAAACCGAGTTAACCCACTTTAATCAAGAAGGCCGGGCGCGAATGGTCGACGTTTCCGGAAAGGCCGACACCCATCGCACCGCGGTGGCGACCGGCATGGTTTATATGAAACCCGAAACCTTGGCCCGGATTCAAGCGGGACAAATTGCGAAGGGCGATGTCCTCGCCGTGGCCCAAGTGGCCGGCGTCATGGGGGCCAAGCGGACACCCGACCTGATCCCGATGTGCCATCCTCTTCTTCTCACCAATGTCGATATCCATTTTAAAATCCATCCAGCCGAAAATGGGGGCCCGGCCGCCGTCCAAATCAACGCCACCGTCAAAACCTCCGGCCAGACCGGTGTGGAGATGGAAGCGGTGACGGCCGTCTCGGTGACCGCGCTGACGATTTATGACATGTGCAAGGCGATCGATAAAGGGATCAGCTTCGGCCAGATCGGCCTTCTCTCCAAAAGCGGCGGCAAGTCAGGTACCTATACCCGTCCCGAGCCCTTCCCGAAATGA
- a CDS encoding cyclic nucleotide-binding/CBS domain-containing protein, with protein sequence MSLRELIHSDIKKTGPTTTLVETAQMMRRYKIGSVFVEDGGQYIGIVTESDLVRKGLTKEVSPETPTRSVMHVPLLDIDVEKTPIEANHLMHLNGIRHLAVSESGKIIGMISVRDLVRYFSNDKKSPLHAMTDIVKPLTVLVRRDIQTIDSFATAQEAARKMDEKKIGSLMIVDEKRYVGIITETDLVRKVIGYGLSASKIPVGVIMNTPVLDIDLSRTIQEANEIMATKGVRHLAVTERGEIIGILSIRDLIGMISIRDLPRFFSNQK encoded by the coding sequence ATGTCATTGAGGGAGCTGATTCACTCCGACATAAAAAAGACGGGTCCGACGACCACCCTGGTCGAGACGGCCCAAATGATGCGACGGTACAAAATCGGCTCCGTTTTTGTAGAAGACGGGGGACAATATATCGGCATCGTTACGGAGAGCGATCTGGTCCGGAAAGGGCTGACCAAGGAGGTTTCCCCCGAGACCCCGACCCGCTCCGTCATGCACGTGCCGCTGCTTGACATCGACGTTGAAAAAACGCCGATCGAAGCGAATCATTTGATGCATCTGAACGGAATCCGGCATCTCGCCGTCTCAGAAAGTGGAAAGATCATCGGGATGATCTCCGTCCGGGACCTGGTCCGGTATTTCTCGAACGACAAGAAAAGCCCCCTGCACGCCATGACCGATATCGTCAAACCGTTGACCGTTTTAGTCCGTCGCGATATTCAAACGATTGACTCCTTTGCGACGGCCCAGGAAGCGGCGCGAAAAATGGATGAGAAGAAAATCGGTTCGTTGATGATCGTCGACGAGAAACGGTACGTCGGAATCATCACCGAGACCGATCTGGTCCGAAAGGTGATCGGTTACGGGCTGAGCGCCTCCAAAATCCCGGTCGGGGTGATCATGAATACGCCGGTTCTCGATATCGACCTCTCCCGGACGATTCAAGAGGCCAACGAGATTATGGCGACGAAGGGGGTCCGGCACCTGGCCGTGACCGAGAGAGGAGAGATCATCGGCATCCTCTCCATTCGAGATCTGATCGGCATGATCTCGATCCGCGACCTTCCCCGTTTTTTTTCGAACCAAAAATAA